GACGAGCGCGGGAAGCACGCACGCGATCGCGATCCACCGCGATCGCCAGATCTCGGCGAGCCTACCGCTCGGCACCTGCCTGCTCTCCGAAACCCGCCAGCAACGCGGGCAGCAGGAAGAGCGTCGCGACCAGTGCCGCGACGATCGTGATCGACACGAAGAATCCGAAGCTCGAGATGGTCTGCCACGCGGATGCCATCAGCGTGAGGAATCCGAGTGCGAGTGCGATCGACGTCGTGATGATGGCGCGCCCGGTATCGGCGAGCGCGAGATCCACGGCCTCGTGACGATTGGCGCCGCGAGTGAGATGGCGTCGATGCGCGTCGAGAAAGTGGATCGCATCGTCGACTCCGATCCCGATCACGACTGCCCCGATCATCGCGCGCCCGATGTCCAATCCCATCCCCAGCCAGCCCATCGTGCCGAGCGTCACGACGATCGCGATCAGAGAAGGGAGCATCGCGATCAAGCCGAGCCGGAACGAGCGAAGGAAGAGCGACGAGAGCGCGAATACGAACAGGAAGGCAGTGGGGAAGCTTCGGAGCTGGGTAGTTTGGACGTCTCGTACCCAGACATCATCCAATGCCATGATCCCACCTAGACGAATCGACCAGTCTCGCGGGACGGTGGCATCGATGACGCTCCTGACCTGCTCCATGAGGAGGTGAATCTCGCTCTGCGCAAGCCAGCTCGCCTCGAACGAAATACGAGTCGCGGAACGGTCGAGGGTAAGCCACGGTTCGAGCGACTCAGGATCGTCGAAGGATACGAGTTCAACGAGCTCGGCCGCCCGCCGAGCGTCGGTCAGCATTGCGGGATCCCGATACGCATCTCCAGCGAGCGCGGCGTCGACTCGCGCGAGCAGGTCGAGCAGACCGAAGCTCGCACCCAAGCCATCGAGCTCCGTCAAGTTCGAGCTCAGAGTCGACAACGTGGTCAGAGCGTCATTGGAGAGGACTCCGTGTTCGCCGGCGGCCTCCAGCTCGACCTCAAGCGTGTCGCTCGACCCCCGGATGCCCTCGAAGAACATCGCCCACCGAGAGAGATTGCCGGTTTCGCCAAATGCTTGGCGCCAGTCGGTGTCGACACGCAGGTGGGTCGTGATGCCGAGGATTCCATATCCAACGAGCAACCCACATGCGCACAGGATCCGAATGGGTCGACGCTCAGCATATCGGGAGAATCGCAGCAGGGAGTCGGCCCACGACGAGCCACTGCGACTGTGACCATCACGATGTTCGACTGGCACTACTGTCGCGACCAATGGAAGCAGGGAGAACGTCAGGGCCAGGCAGAAGATCACACCAGCGGCCGAGATCGCTCCGAAGCGAACGAAGGCCTCAAGATCACTGGTGGTGAACGAAGCAAGTGCAACCGCGGTAGTTGCCGTAGTCAGAATGCACGGAGCTCCAACGAAACGAGTTGCGCTGAGTAGGCGGTCTCTCGATGTGCCCCGGAGTTCGCTCGCTCGTGTGAGAAGGTGGACTGCATCGCACAAGCCGACGATCAGTATTAATGGGGCGAGTACCTGGTGAATGCCGTCCTGTGGCCAGTCGAGCCAGCCCATGAGTCCGATCGTCCAGAGAACTGCGACGCCCATCGTCGCGAGCGCGAGCGCGACGCTTCTCGGAGAGCCGGACGCTGCAAGCAGAACGATAGCGATGACGAGTACGAGGGAGGGAAGAATTCGCGCCGTGCTTTGCTGGAGGGCGCGTCCGGACTCGATTGTTCGAACGAGTGCTCCATTCAGATTGAACGAGAACCCGCGCTGTTCGTACTTAGCGAGAATCGCGTTCAATTCGTCGAAGAGCGCGTCCTCGGTTTCAATGGTCGCATCCGCCGGGGCGACGATTACTATCGCGGAAGCCAAATCGGGCGAAATCAGGCGCTCTTTCCAGAGCGTGTCATGTCTCGCGACGGGGAGGAGCGACTCCAGATCATCAATGATCTGCCCGTGCTCCACGAGTCTCCGCGCGACGAATCCCTCTGAGGACGGGACTAGGAGTGCAGCGTTTGCTGGTGATAGGACGCGCCGCACCTGCGGCAGATCTTCCAGCGCAGAGGTGAGGTCGCGCGCTACTTCGAGTGACGAACGGTCGAGTGCGTGTCGACAGGGCGCGCCGTCTCCACAAGACCACCCGATTTCGAGCGGGCGACTCCCGCCAAACCGCTCGGTCATCTCGTCGAGGGTCCGGACGACCGGATGATCCTCGCCGATCAGGATCCGGAAGCCGTGAACGGTTCGGACCTTGGGGAGACCGAGGGCCAGGACGATGGTCACGGTCGCCAGGATCGCGGCGGCGGGCCCGCGATGGTCGAGCGTGAGCTTCGTCAGGCGATACATCGGGTTCATTGCGAGTCGTTGCGGCTCCGGAGCGGGATGTCGTGCTTCTCGATCAAGCGGTAGATCGCGCCTCGGCTCTTGCCGAGTAGCTCCGCCGTCCTGCTGACGTTTCCGCCGGTCTCCCGGATCGCGCGGAAGAGGCGCTCGCGCTCGAGATGGGCGTGCTGGCGGCGGATGCGGTCGAGGCTTTCCTCGAGATCGGCGAGCACGTCGTGGACGGTGTCGCGGCGGATCTGACGTCCGCGCGTGAATGCGATGCTGCGCTCCAGCAGCTGTTCGAGCTGTTGCGTGTTGCCGGGCCACGCCTGGGCGGAAAGGAAGTCCCGCGCCGCGGGCGACAGCCGCACGCGCCGTCCGACACGCTCGCCGAGGCGTTCGACGAGGCGCTCGGCGATGACACCGATGTCGGATGGAACGTGACGCAGCGCGGGCAGCTCGATGACGTAGCGCAGCATGCCGTTGCGCAGCCGCAGGTCGGCGTGGTCGTCGCCGAGATCTCCGACGAGCTCGTCGGTGGAGGCGAGGATGCGCGGGCTTCCCTGGAACGCGCGCGCCGCGCAGTCCTCGACGTACTTGAGCCAGAACGACTGGGCGCGGCCGCCGAAGCGATCGACGCCGTCGAGGTAGATGGCAGAGCAGTTCGGGACGGTGAGCTTCGCGTCCGATTCCGTCGCGCTCACGCGCACGAGCGTGCCGTGGCTGCTCGAGCCGACGGCGTGCATCGCGTCGACGACGGCATCGCGTCCCGTTCCGGGTTCGCCGCGGACGAGAACGGGGTGGCGGAGCGGCGCGAGCCCGGCGATGCGTTCCCGCAGCCGTTGCATCGCGGGGCTGTCGCCCGCGATTCGGTCGCGCAGCGCGTCGTTCGGAGTGTTCGAGCTCGCGCCGTGCACGGCGCGCTCGATCGTCGCGACGAGCGCGTCGACGCCCACCTCGTCCGAGGCGACGAAGTCGTCCGCGCCTTCCTTGAACGCCTGTGCCGCGCGCTGGATGGAGCCGCGCGCGGTGAACACGATGACGGGCACGTCGGATTGCGAGCGGATCTTCGCGAGCAGCTCGATGCCGTCGCAGTGCGGCATCACCATGTCGGTGACGACGGCGTCGGGCCGGTGGGTGCGGAACTGCTCCCAGGCCTGCAGGCCGTCGGCGGCCTCGAGGACGTCGAAGCCCGCGTCGGCGAGCTCGTGGGCGAGGGCGCGGCGGGCGCGGTCGAGGTCGTCGACCACGAGCACGCGGGTGGCGGTGGGCACGTCGGGCTCTCCAGGCTGAGCGGCCCCAACCTATCAAGGCGGGCTCCGCGGAAGGGTTCGATTCTAGAGGGCTTTCTGCCCCGTTCGCGTCCGAAAGTGTCCGGTGTCGTCCGGTCTCCGGGCGGGGTGGGGCAGGGGCGTGGGCGGCGTGGGCGTGCGGCCCGAGCCGGGCGCGCGCGGCACGTGCAGGTCAGGGCGGGCGGGCCACGACGGCCTCCGGGCGAGCGAGCGCACGGCGCTCGGCGGCGAAGGGGCAGGCCGCGAGCGTCGCGCGCGTGGCTCGGTGCGGGCCTGTCGTTAGGCGTCCGGTCGTGGCCCGGTGCGCGTCGTCGTGGCTCGGGGTGGCGCGGCAGCGCCGGAGGTGTTGCGCGCTGCGACGCCGAAGGTGCGCTCGCTAGGGCGCCGCGAGCGCGGCTGCCGTCACGTTGGTGTAGGTCGTGCAGACCCCCGCGCCGATGGCGACGGCGAGGCTCGCGAGCGCGCCGCAGAGCCGGGATGTCATGGCCTGCCCCTTCGTTCGTGTGCGGCCCGCGTGCTCGCGCGGTACGTACAGCCGCGGCCCGCGACGGTCCGCCCCGCCGGCGACCGCGGGCCTGTCGACTCGGCCGATCATGCTGCCTCGGTGCGTCGCCGCATGCGATGAGCCCCTCTTTGCTGTCTGCGTCCGAGAATGTCGGGTGTCGTCCGGTCGGTGGGTCGATCGCGATGTCGACAGAGACCGCGCGATGGCCACCTCAGGGAACGAGTGTGGTGCCGGCGTCCGTGACGCGAGGTTGTAGCGGGGAGCGGCCACCCGACGACGAGACGGGGCGGGTTCCGGTGGCGGGATCGCTGGCGAGCACCATCCTGTCCATCGTCTCGTGCACGTGAGGAGGTCGAGCATGGCCGACACGAAGGTTTCCGTCGCAGAGGCTCGGCAGAACTTCGCGCGCCTCATCGAGCGGGCGCAGCGCGGCCGGGCCATCGTGGTCACCCGCCGCGGCGAGCCGGTCGCGGTGCTGCTCTCGGCGAGCGAATACCTCGCGCTCCGAGGCGAGAGGCCGTCCTTCGTCGCGACCATCGAGCGGCTGCGTGCTCAGCATCGCGTGGGCGAGCTCGCCATTGGAGACGAGGACTTCGAGCAGCTTCGCGACCGCTCGGCCGGGCGTGAGGTGTCGTTCTGAGCATCCGGTATCTGCTCGATACCGATGTTCTCTCGGAGCCGATCGAGTCGGAGCCGAACGAGCGCGTGCTGGAGGCACTCGGTGCGCACGATGGCGAGCTCGCGACGTGCGCCGTCGTATGGCACGAGCTGTGGTACGGGGCAGCGCGTCTTCCCTCGACCTCGCGCAAGCGCCGCGCGATCGAGGCCTACCTCGACGAAGCCGTGCGCGGTTCCCTTCCACTCCTCCCGTACGACGAACAGGCGGCGACCTGGCACGCGATCGAGCGGGCTCGCCTCGGGCGGCGCGGTCGTCCGCCGGCTGCGGCCGACGGCCAGATCGCCGCGATCGCCGTCGTGAACGAGCTCGTCGTCGTCACGCGCAACGTCTCGGACTTCCGCCGCTTCAAGGGCCTGCGCGTAGAAGACTGGTACGTCTGATCTCGAAGTGCGACCCGCGCCTGCTACTGGATGCACGCGTCGTTCGTCGCCCCGAACGAGTTCTTCTTCCAGACGTTCGTGCCGCAGCCGGGTGCGCCGTCGGAGGCGTCGAAGCCGCCGTTCGCGCGCGCCGTGCTCTGCTGGATGCTCGCGTCGGTCGCGCCGCTGAGCGCGATGCCCGCGCCGGTGTTGGAGATCGCGCGGGCCTTCGCGAGGTTCGCGCGCGCGCCGAAGACGAGGAAGCCCTGCGAGCCACTCGTGCGCGCGGAGACGTCCTTGAGCTTCGCGTCGGCGCCGCCCAGCTCGAACCCGCGGCCCGCGGCCGCGGCGACGTGCGCGGCCTGGATCTGGGCGCGCGCGCCGTCGACCGCGATGCCGTGGCTTCCCGTCTCGGCGACGGCGGCGCCCTTCATCCGGACGTCGTCGGCCGGGATGTCGATGCCGCGCAGCGTCGTGCCGCTCACGTTCACGCGTTCGAGGCGCGTCGCGTTCGAGGCGACGACGAGCCCCGAGTCCGACGTCGTGTGGATGGCGATGTCGCGCAGCCGGTGGCCCGCGGTGCTCGCGTCGAGGTTGACGCCGATGCCGACGTTGGTCGCGGTGCATCGATCGAGCTGCTGCTTGTCGGCCGCTTCGAGCCCCGCGACGACGCTGAAGCCCTCGCCCGCCGAGTCGACGACGTCGACGCCCGAGATCCGGT
This genomic interval from Myxococcota bacterium contains the following:
- a CDS encoding efflux RND transporter permease subunit, which codes for MYRLTKLTLDHRGPAAAILATVTIVLALGLPKVRTVHGFRILIGEDHPVVRTLDEMTERFGGSRPLEIGWSCGDGAPCRHALDRSSLEVARDLTSALEDLPQVRRVLSPANAALLVPSSEGFVARRLVEHGQIIDDLESLLPVARHDTLWKERLISPDLASAIVIVAPADATIETEDALFDELNAILAKYEQRGFSFNLNGALVRTIESGRALQQSTARILPSLVLVIAIVLLAASGSPRSVALALATMGVAVLWTIGLMGWLDWPQDGIHQVLAPLILIVGLCDAVHLLTRASELRGTSRDRLLSATRFVGAPCILTTATTAVALASFTTSDLEAFVRFGAISAAGVIFCLALTFSLLPLVATVVPVEHRDGHSRSGSSWADSLLRFSRYAERRPIRILCACGLLVGYGILGITTHLRVDTDWRQAFGETGNLSRWAMFFEGIRGSSDTLEVELEAAGEHGVLSNDALTTLSTLSSNLTELDGLGASFGLLDLLARVDAALAGDAYRDPAMLTDARRAAELVELVSFDDPESLEPWLTLDRSATRISFEASWLAQSEIHLLMEQVRSVIDATVPRDWSIRLGGIMALDDVWVRDVQTTQLRSFPTAFLFVFALSSLFLRSFRLGLIAMLPSLIAIVVTLGTMGWLGMGLDIGRAMIGAVVIGIGVDDAIHFLDAHRRHLTRGANRHEAVDLALADTGRAIITTSIALALGFLTLMASAWQTISSFGFFVSITIVAALVATLFLLPALLAGFGEQAGAER
- a CDS encoding response regulator, producing MPTATRVLVVDDLDRARRALAHELADAGFDVLEAADGLQAWEQFRTHRPDAVVTDMVMPHCDGIELLAKIRSQSDVPVIVFTARGSIQRAAQAFKEGADDFVASDEVGVDALVATIERAVHGASSNTPNDALRDRIAGDSPAMQRLRERIAGLAPLRHPVLVRGEPGTGRDAVVDAMHAVGSSSHGTLVRVSATESDAKLTVPNCSAIYLDGVDRFGGRAQSFWLKYVEDCAARAFQGSPRILASTDELVGDLGDDHADLRLRNGMLRYVIELPALRHVPSDIGVIAERLVERLGERVGRRVRLSPAARDFLSAQAWPGNTQQLEQLLERSIAFTRGRQIRRDTVHDVLADLEESLDRIRRQHAHLERERLFRAIRETGGNVSRTAELLGKSRGAIYRLIEKHDIPLRSRNDSQ
- a CDS encoding type II toxin-antitoxin system Phd/YefM family antitoxin, whose amino-acid sequence is MADTKVSVAEARQNFARLIERAQRGRAIVVTRRGEPVAVLLSASEYLALRGERPSFVATIERLRAQHRVGELAIGDEDFEQLRDRSAGREVSF
- a CDS encoding type II toxin-antitoxin system VapC family toxin, which produces MLDTDVLSEPIESEPNERVLEALGAHDGELATCAVVWHELWYGAARLPSTSRKRRAIEAYLDEAVRGSLPLLPYDEQAATWHAIERARLGRRGRPPAAADGQIAAIAVVNELVVVTRNVSDFRRFKGLRVEDWYV
- a CDS encoding right-handed parallel beta-helix repeat-containing protein encodes the protein MLAVAALASPASAQIACGDTLGPGGSFVLGGSLMCATASALTLVGPVKVDLGNHTLTCTSGGLTGLDLAGKGVSVRNGAIEGCDTGVAALGQGRHKIAELSIADADVAGVLVSSPGNRISGVDVVDSAGEGFSVVAGLEAADKQQLDRCTATNVGIGVNLDASTAGHRLRDIAIHTTSDSGLVVASNATRLERVNVSGTTLRGIDIPADDVRMKGAAVAETGSHGIAVDGARAQIQAAHVAAAAGRGFELGGADAKLKDVSARTSGSQGFLVFGARANLAKARAISNTGAGIALSGATDASIQQSTARANGGFDASDGAPGCGTNVWKKNSFGATNDACIQ